In a genomic window of Parambassis ranga chromosome 24, fParRan2.1, whole genome shotgun sequence:
- the gpr31 gene encoding 12-(S)-hydroxy-5,8,10,14-eicosatetraenoic acid receptor — protein MANVSASPYQLIEDCEATHKTLYKFYAAVMIVIFILALPLNASVLHLFIFKLKFWNSNTNVFLFNLTLADVLVLFCLPVQAHSFIEGERRSSNDAICKAMLFMLFLHRGASIAFLTVISIDRYFNVVHLGQKRLLRVLKNSPQVSILIWLLLLPLTIPTMLKNFACCNSDKDTKDDALVKDVVDSLREAVIFTQIVIPFVILVYCTVHIVNRLRKKTVGDKTKLRRAVFAVTSCMVVFSLCFLPCTIARMVLLIVRAQLPDKELPQDRASVTFDGLMVLSYMDCLLDPLVYCFCSTTFKEHYFSSYFPFLLKGAKQLERSSIETVQPTRNTVD, from the exons ATGGCAAACGTCAGTGCATCTCCATACCAACTCATTGAGGACTGTGAGGCCACGCACAAGACGCTGTACAAGTTCTACGCAGCCGTCATGATCGTGATTTTCATCTTGGCTTTGCCTCTGAATGCATCCGTCCTCCACCTCTTCATATTCAAGCTCAAATTCTGGAACTCCAACACCAACGTCTTCCTGTTCAACCTGACGCTGGCGGACGTCCTGGTGCTGTTCTGTCTGCCCGTCCAGGCGCACAGCTTCATCGAAGGAGAACGGAGGAGCAGCAACGACGCCATCTGCAAAGCTATGCTCTTTATGTTGTTTTTGCACCGGGGCGCCAGCATCGCCTTCCTGACGGTGATCTCCATCGACCGCTACTTTAACGTGGTACACCTGGGTCAAAAGCGTCTCCTGAGGGTGCTTAAGAATTCCCCCCAGGTCTCCATCCTCATTTGGTTGTTGCTTCTGCCTCTGACCATCCCCACCATGCTCAAGAATTTTGCCTGCTGCAACAGCGACAAGGACACTAAAGACGACGCCTTGGTCAAG gatgtggtggacagcttgAGAGAGGCGGTCATCTTCACCCAGATCGTCATCCCATTTGTCATCCTGGTCTACTGCACGGTGCACATCGTCAACCGCCTGAGGAAAAAGACGGTCGGAGACAAGACCAAGCTGAGGAGGGCCGTCTTTGCGGTCACCTCCTGTATGGTGGTCTtctccctctgcttcctccCCTGCACCATAGCCAGGATGGTCCTGCTGATTGTCCGAGCACAGCTGCCTGACAAAGAGCTCCCACAGGATCGAGCCTCTGTGACCTTCGACGGCCTCATGGTCCTCTCCTACATGGACTGTCTGCTGGATCCCCTGGTCTACTGCTTCTGCAGCACCACGTTTAAAGAGCATTACTTCTCCAGTTACTTCCCGTTCTTGTTGAAAGGAGCGAAGCAGCTTGAAAGGTCGAGTATAGAAACAGTACAGCCTACACGCAATACAGTCGATTGA
- the LOC114428682 gene encoding hydroxycarboxylic acid receptor 2-like, with product MTSPQNMSTNETVDHCKTPSNVTYKSLSWVMMGEFALGLPLNLTVLYIFVFRFKFWKNKSIFLFNIVVADFLLVACLPVKIYDYQHNMRHSNNKVVCKTMLFMLFLNRGASIAFLITLSLDRYFNVVHLGRRNFVKVFKKSPQISIVIWLLLLPLTIPTMVTTFECCNSHGRQVETVYHDVTDTFREIVFFTQIIIPFTILVFCTICIVNRLRRKTVGEKTKLRRAVYVVVSVVIVFSVCFLPSTVARAALLTVRLTGWQKEEDVAVQVYDSLMVLSYTDCLLDPLVYCFCNSGFKDVYVSTFCPTFLQKRLKTSDSNMATTATTTTTGNRTISLPMIDK from the exons ATGACAAGTCCGCAAAACATGTCTACAAACGAAACGGTGGACCACTGCAAAACCCCCAGCAATGTCACATACAAGTCCCTGTCCTGGGTGATGATGGGAGAGTTCGCGCTGGGTCTGCCTCTCAACCTGACGGTCCTCTACATCTTTGTCTTCAG ATTCAAGTTCTGGAAGAACAAGAGCATCTTCCTGTTCAATATTGTGGTTGCTGATTTCTTGCTGGTGGCTTGCCTTCCTGTCAAGATCTACGATTACCAGCACAACATGAggcacagcaacaacaaagtgGTCTGTAAGACGATGCTCTTCATGCTCTTCCTCAACCGGGGCGCGAGCATCGCCTTCCTCATCACCCTGTCCCTGGATCGATACTTCAACGTGGTCCATCTGGGACGGAGAAACTTTGTCAAAGTGTTTAAGAAATCGCCTCAGATCTCCATCGTCATCTGGCTCCTCTTGCTGCCCCTCACGATCCCCACCATGGTCACAACCTTCGAGTGCTGCAACAGCCACGGACGCCAAGTGGAGACCGTTTATCACGACGTGACGGACACATTCAGAGAG ATCGTCTTCTTCACCCAGATCATCATCCCCTTCACCATCCTCGTCTTCTGCACGATCTGCATCGTCAACCGGCTGAGGAGGAAGACGGTCGGCGAGAAGACCAAACTGAGGAGGGCGGTGTACGTGGTCGTGTCCGTCGTCATCGTCTTCTCCGTCTGCTTCCTGCCGAGCACTGTGGCCAGAGCGGCGCTGCTGACCGTCAGGCTGACGGGGtggcagaaggaggaggacgtAGCTGTCCAGGTGTACGACAGCCTCATGGTTCTGTCCTACACCGACTGCCTGCTGGACCCGCTGGTGTACTGCTTCTGTAActcagggtttaaagacgtctACGTCTCCACCTTCTGTCCCACGTTTCTTCAGAAGAGACTCAAAACGTCTGACTCAAACATGGCAACCACGGCGACGACTACAACTACTGGAAATAGAACCATTTCTTTGCCCATGATAGACAAATGA
- the LOC114428681 gene encoding uncharacterized protein LOC114428681 isoform X2 produces MQIHKVLQERSRWPCFLGAVSPPGLMFSACAPSQWIGFTPLLTVTNMHEVPVFPVSPRQSVQQGPHPVKGTDQAVHGEDDQDPGRPGEDSDTLCGVRKPHLAGNRSALGEDETSVELLRVNKISDLEQEQNNDGASRPTEAGYNLQQDEGISSMDRNSLDVTDQQELQGRALLSQQQPSRKFTCSDPSADFKDGGALLEAFQFGTGQLQQSPEFGISLDSVSCNPHTPQRQAQTEIQAQVKDFSPACSQEEADFTNPVLVQDSRTPFCEGVQRNVTTDISASETEEVRHLEDGDSNNPHLRETEGHMYESASDRSSVRSDEDEQGRIKFAAPQMAVRRQDGWEKSTQAGTPEHPPCTVGESAFHTPTPSGHGRVSPWACRNQEVIVSFETSGHIERLSNTDMETQSAARDETKTHFLLCQCIKSRPDRVKGQKQAATTTTPSRHMRPNNTSGASTPQKGGSFPTHSTTRRSELQDGACCTLQFYVSGETTSNRDHLIFSELRGAPDRGNQNVRKVLKPGSDSDHEAEPSGGLYSTHTVCECREEEDPDDDLSSGEEDRDDGQALRNQHSPHRLENRDVQALRLQVEALQQQFEHRERDWFAVQQQLEQLRRENSELRRELSVRPQRCLVAGPCTAPTPAALQPHLSDSCSLENLSDSSRTDKKMKTVTFPNGDIKHSLEDGKVVYHYAATQTTQTSYPSGLQVLHFANKQIERRHPGGEREILFPDQTIKYLKPDGSERTIFPDGTIVHLSPSGEKTVEFPNGQREVHTSQFKRREYPDGTVKTIYNNGQQETKYASGRVHVRGKTARLT; encoded by the exons ATGCAGATCCACAAGGTCCTGCAGGAGCGGAGTCGATGGCCGTGTTTTCTCGGAGCAG TCTCTCCTCCTGGTCTGATGTTTTCTGCCTGTGCGCCCTCTCAGTGGATTGGCTTCACACCTCTGCTGACGGTCACTAACATGCATGAG GTCCCAGTGTTCCCAGTGTCACCTCGTCAGTCAGTTCAACAGGGGCCCCATCCAGTGAAAG GGACAGACCAGGCTGTACACGGAGAAGACGACCAGGACCCAGGAAGACCAGGGGAGGACTCTGATACCCTCTGTGGAGTGAGGAAACCCCATCTAGCTGGAAACAG atCTGCTCTGGGAGAGGATGAGACCTCCGTGGAGCTCCTGAGGGTGAACAAAATCTCTGAtctggagcaggagcag AACAATGATGGCGCCTCGAGGCCAACCGAGGCGGGTTACAActtgcagcaggatgaaggcatTTCCAGTATGGACAGAAATTCTTTGGATGTCACAGATCAGCAGGAGCTCCAGGGGCGGGCGctcctcagccagcagcagcccaGCAGGAAGTTCACCTGCTCTGACCCATCCGCTGactttaaagatggaggagcGCTGCTTGAAGCCTTCCAGTTTGGGACTGGTCAGCTCCAGCAGAGCCCAGAGTTTGGGATTTCACTAGACTCTGTTTCTTGTAATCCTCATACACCCCAGAGACAGGCCCAGACAGAGATCCAGGCACAGGTGAAGGACTTTTCCCCGGCCTGCAGCCAAGAAGAAGCTGACTTCACCAATCCTGTCCTGGTCCAAGATAGCAGGACGCCTTTTTGTGAAGGGGTTCAAAGAAATGTCACCACTGATATTTCTGCATCCGAGACAGAAGAGGTCAGGCACTTAGAAGATGGAGACAGTAATAACCCTCATTTAAGAGAGACTGAAGGCCACATGTATGAATCAGCCTCTGATAGGTCGTCAGTGAGGAGTGACGAAGATGAGCAAGGTCGGATTAAATTTGCTGCACCTCAAATGGCTGTCAGAAGGCAGGATGGATGGGAAAAAAGCACACAGGCCGGGACACCCGAACATCCACCCTGCACTGTGGGTGAATCCGCTTtccacacccccaccccttcGGGGCACGGCAGAGTTTCCCCCTGGGCCTGCAGAAATCAGGAAGTTATTGTTAGCTTTGAGACGAGCGGCCACATAGAGAGACTCTCAAACACCGACATGGAAACTCAATCCGCAGCCCGcgatgaaacaaaaacacactttcttctCTGCCAGTGCATCAAGTCCAGACCAgacagggtcaaaggtcaaaaacaagccgcaacaacaacaacaccatcaCGTCACATGCGGCCAAACAACACAAGCGGAGCCTCGACACCTCAGAAAGGCGGCTCGTTTCCCACGCATTCCACCACAAGACGCTCTG agctgcaggatgGAGCCTGTTGCACACTCCAGTTCTACGTCAGTGGAGAAACAACAAGTAACCGGGACCACCTGATCTTCTCGGAGCTCAGAGGAGCACCTGACAGAG GGAATCAGAATGTTCGGAAGGTGCTGAAACCAGGAAGTGACTCTGACCATGAAGCAGAACCATCAGGGGGACTTTACAG cacacacactgtgtgtgagtgcagagaagaggaggatcCAGATGATGATCTCAGCTCTGGCGAAGAAGACAGAGATGATGGTCAGGCCCTGAGGAATCAGCACAGTCCCCACAGGCTGGAAAACAGAGACGTCCAG gccctcaggctgcaggtggaggccCTTCAGCAGCAGTTTGAACACAGAGAGCGTGATTGGTTTGCAGTtcaacagcagctggagcagctgaggAGAGAAAACTCTGAGCTGAGGAGGGAACTCTCAGTGAGGCCACAGCGCTGCCTAGTGGCCGGCCCCTGTACTGCACCCACACCTGCTGCACTCCAG ccacatctgtctgacagctgcaGCCTGGAGAATCTGAGcgacagcagcagaacagacaagaaGATGAAGACGGTCACGTTCCCCAATGGAGACATCAAACACAGTTTAGAAGACGGGAAAGTG GTGTATCACTACGCCgccacacagacaacacagacCAGCTATCCCAGTGGACTGCAGGTCCTTCACTTCGCCAACAAGCAGATCG AGAGGCGACACCccgggggggagagagagatcCTGTTCCCAGACCAGACCATCAAGTATCTGAAGCCTGACGGCAGCGAGAGGACGATCTTCCCCGATGGCACCATCGTTCACCTTTCACC GTCAGGAGAGAAGACTGTCGAGTTCCCCAACGGGCAGAGAGAAGTCCACACCTCCCAGTTTAAACGGAGGGAGTATCCCGACGGCACGGTGAAGACCATCTACAACAACGGACAGCAGGAGACCAAGTACGCGTCAGGCCGAGTGCACGTCAGAGGAAAGACAGCACGACTCACATGA
- the LOC114428681 gene encoding uncharacterized protein LOC114428681 isoform X1 produces the protein MSAEIPVEPPVQLTCTDPDPSDPSPASVELQEENLCPLAQQGDPVGGRSDPHLPSEAVSAGQSLPAAARLHLCLCQTINQQAADPPCEGLHMQIHKVLQERSRWPCFLGAVSPPGLMFSACAPSQWIGFTPLLTVTNMHEVPVFPVSPRQSVQQGPHPVKGTDQAVHGEDDQDPGRPGEDSDTLCGVRKPHLAGNRSALGEDETSVELLRVNKISDLEQEQNNDGASRPTEAGYNLQQDEGISSMDRNSLDVTDQQELQGRALLSQQQPSRKFTCSDPSADFKDGGALLEAFQFGTGQLQQSPEFGISLDSVSCNPHTPQRQAQTEIQAQVKDFSPACSQEEADFTNPVLVQDSRTPFCEGVQRNVTTDISASETEEVRHLEDGDSNNPHLRETEGHMYESASDRSSVRSDEDEQGRIKFAAPQMAVRRQDGWEKSTQAGTPEHPPCTVGESAFHTPTPSGHGRVSPWACRNQEVIVSFETSGHIERLSNTDMETQSAARDETKTHFLLCQCIKSRPDRVKGQKQAATTTTPSRHMRPNNTSGASTPQKGGSFPTHSTTRRSELQDGACCTLQFYVSGETTSNRDHLIFSELRGAPDRGNQNVRKVLKPGSDSDHEAEPSGGLYSTHTVCECREEEDPDDDLSSGEEDRDDGQALRNQHSPHRLENRDVQALRLQVEALQQQFEHRERDWFAVQQQLEQLRRENSELRRELSVRPQRCLVAGPCTAPTPAALQPHLSDSCSLENLSDSSRTDKKMKTVTFPNGDIKHSLEDGKVVYHYAATQTTQTSYPSGLQVLHFANKQIERRHPGGEREILFPDQTIKYLKPDGSERTIFPDGTIVHLSPSGEKTVEFPNGQREVHTSQFKRREYPDGTVKTIYNNGQQETKYASGRVHVRGKTARLT, from the exons CAGCAGGGGGATCCGGTGGGAGGCAGGAGTGACCCCCATCTCCCCTCTGAAGCTGTCTCTGCTGGACAGTCACTGCCGGCTGCTGCCAGActgcatctgtgtctgtgtcagaccATAAATCAGCAA GCTGCTGATCCTCCCTGTGAGGGGCTTCACATGCAGATCCACAAGGTCCTGCAGGAGCGGAGTCGATGGCCGTGTTTTCTCGGAGCAG TCTCTCCTCCTGGTCTGATGTTTTCTGCCTGTGCGCCCTCTCAGTGGATTGGCTTCACACCTCTGCTGACGGTCACTAACATGCATGAG GTCCCAGTGTTCCCAGTGTCACCTCGTCAGTCAGTTCAACAGGGGCCCCATCCAGTGAAAG GGACAGACCAGGCTGTACACGGAGAAGACGACCAGGACCCAGGAAGACCAGGGGAGGACTCTGATACCCTCTGTGGAGTGAGGAAACCCCATCTAGCTGGAAACAG atCTGCTCTGGGAGAGGATGAGACCTCCGTGGAGCTCCTGAGGGTGAACAAAATCTCTGAtctggagcaggagcag AACAATGATGGCGCCTCGAGGCCAACCGAGGCGGGTTACAActtgcagcaggatgaaggcatTTCCAGTATGGACAGAAATTCTTTGGATGTCACAGATCAGCAGGAGCTCCAGGGGCGGGCGctcctcagccagcagcagcccaGCAGGAAGTTCACCTGCTCTGACCCATCCGCTGactttaaagatggaggagcGCTGCTTGAAGCCTTCCAGTTTGGGACTGGTCAGCTCCAGCAGAGCCCAGAGTTTGGGATTTCACTAGACTCTGTTTCTTGTAATCCTCATACACCCCAGAGACAGGCCCAGACAGAGATCCAGGCACAGGTGAAGGACTTTTCCCCGGCCTGCAGCCAAGAAGAAGCTGACTTCACCAATCCTGTCCTGGTCCAAGATAGCAGGACGCCTTTTTGTGAAGGGGTTCAAAGAAATGTCACCACTGATATTTCTGCATCCGAGACAGAAGAGGTCAGGCACTTAGAAGATGGAGACAGTAATAACCCTCATTTAAGAGAGACTGAAGGCCACATGTATGAATCAGCCTCTGATAGGTCGTCAGTGAGGAGTGACGAAGATGAGCAAGGTCGGATTAAATTTGCTGCACCTCAAATGGCTGTCAGAAGGCAGGATGGATGGGAAAAAAGCACACAGGCCGGGACACCCGAACATCCACCCTGCACTGTGGGTGAATCCGCTTtccacacccccaccccttcGGGGCACGGCAGAGTTTCCCCCTGGGCCTGCAGAAATCAGGAAGTTATTGTTAGCTTTGAGACGAGCGGCCACATAGAGAGACTCTCAAACACCGACATGGAAACTCAATCCGCAGCCCGcgatgaaacaaaaacacactttcttctCTGCCAGTGCATCAAGTCCAGACCAgacagggtcaaaggtcaaaaacaagccgcaacaacaacaacaccatcaCGTCACATGCGGCCAAACAACACAAGCGGAGCCTCGACACCTCAGAAAGGCGGCTCGTTTCCCACGCATTCCACCACAAGACGCTCTG agctgcaggatgGAGCCTGTTGCACACTCCAGTTCTACGTCAGTGGAGAAACAACAAGTAACCGGGACCACCTGATCTTCTCGGAGCTCAGAGGAGCACCTGACAGAG GGAATCAGAATGTTCGGAAGGTGCTGAAACCAGGAAGTGACTCTGACCATGAAGCAGAACCATCAGGGGGACTTTACAG cacacacactgtgtgtgagtgcagagaagaggaggatcCAGATGATGATCTCAGCTCTGGCGAAGAAGACAGAGATGATGGTCAGGCCCTGAGGAATCAGCACAGTCCCCACAGGCTGGAAAACAGAGACGTCCAG gccctcaggctgcaggtggaggccCTTCAGCAGCAGTTTGAACACAGAGAGCGTGATTGGTTTGCAGTtcaacagcagctggagcagctgaggAGAGAAAACTCTGAGCTGAGGAGGGAACTCTCAGTGAGGCCACAGCGCTGCCTAGTGGCCGGCCCCTGTACTGCACCCACACCTGCTGCACTCCAG ccacatctgtctgacagctgcaGCCTGGAGAATCTGAGcgacagcagcagaacagacaagaaGATGAAGACGGTCACGTTCCCCAATGGAGACATCAAACACAGTTTAGAAGACGGGAAAGTG GTGTATCACTACGCCgccacacagacaacacagacCAGCTATCCCAGTGGACTGCAGGTCCTTCACTTCGCCAACAAGCAGATCG AGAGGCGACACCccgggggggagagagagatcCTGTTCCCAGACCAGACCATCAAGTATCTGAAGCCTGACGGCAGCGAGAGGACGATCTTCCCCGATGGCACCATCGTTCACCTTTCACC GTCAGGAGAGAAGACTGTCGAGTTCCCCAACGGGCAGAGAGAAGTCCACACCTCCCAGTTTAAACGGAGGGAGTATCCCGACGGCACGGTGAAGACCATCTACAACAACGGACAGCAGGAGACCAAGTACGCGTCAGGCCGAGTGCACGTCAGAGGAAAGACAGCACGACTCACATGA